Proteins encoded by one window of Culicoides brevitarsis isolate CSIRO-B50_1 chromosome 2, AGI_CSIRO_Cbre_v1, whole genome shotgun sequence:
- the LOC134829589 gene encoding chromodomain-helicase-DNA-binding protein 1: protein MSQSKHNSSDSEHDNDSSSDSKSDESSSSSESESGSGSSSGSESDHDKSSRKSHGNHDDSKSSKSSKSSKSSKSHNSSGNIEHSDSGEENGNETQPQTATNGVDINSTQDTSHTTYKSGSESDASKSSDAGNSDSSDDEETRNHAQTTATEFEPYSGGKSSPDDEEDLAVRRLKRKQEQMAARKMRAGTLRAAANAATSTNSGSSTPRNNVQQPSKKRKPNRSRWKSESSDEDDDDDESDENSSDNSSVMSRNNRKRPARGRRKVASNTQNNNRNRQKHYSSEEDSRAVNRRTKNAVSYKEASEDEPTDSEDLVEIEYDEETVQEDDKSETIERVVGKRIGKKGATGSCTTMYQVDEHGDPNEGCDERDKENTEVQYLIKWKGWSHIHNTWETEETLNEQKVKGIKKLENYIKRERDIDMWKRIAGPEDLDYFECQQELQQELLKSYYNVDRIIAQTVKEDGSIDYFCKWESLPYAEATWEDANLVLKHWQSKVAEFEARESSTKTPTKAIGKYRPKFQKLEEQPDFLGSDRGLALRDYQMDGLNWLSLSWSRGNSVILADEMGLGKTIQTISFLYYLYNVHSLHGPFLCVVPLSTMTAWQREFQIWAPNMNVVTYLGDVGSREILRQHEWCFDNTNRLKFNAILTTYEILLKDKTFLGCISWAVLLVDEAHRLKNDDSLLYKALKEFETSHRLLITGTPLQNSLKELWALLHFIMPHKFESWDDFERYYGSTTEKGYTRLHKALEPYILRRVKKDVEKSLPAKVEQILRVEMTSIQRQYYKWILTKNFNALRKGVKGSASTFLNIMIELKKCCNHAQLTKPMDDDPDQKQEDDHLQRLLKGSGKLVLLDKLLVRLRETGHRVLIFSQMVRMLDILSEYLQKRHFPFQRLDGSIKGEIRKQALDHFNAEGSTDFCFLLSTRAGGLGINLATADTVIIFDSDWNPQNDLQAQARAHRIGQKNQVNIYRLVTARSVEEEIVERAKKKMVLDHLVIQRMDTTGKTVLDKGHGQTNTQPFNKDELSAILKFGAEELFKDDGEDGEGDELVCDIDEILRRAETRDEAPEMPGDELLSAFKVASFAFDEDKDVPAAKTEPEENDTKDWDDIIPENFRKIVEEEERNKEMGDLYLPPRRLTLKQMQENNLDESGGSAKKKKGKQQQMDDESYEATDGSDDDRPRKRGRPTMKEKIPNFTDTEIRKFIRAFKKFPAPLKRLEQIACDAELQEKTLADLRKVGEMLIARCQSFIDEQSKENETQNGPEAKKKGARAAFSVKFGGVSFNAKTLLSCVEELEPLDEVMPSDMNERLKWVLEIKTRPANFDVDWGAEEDSKLLCGIYQHGMGSWEAMKMDQSLHLSDKILHATESKKPQGKHLQSRAEYLLKIIKKNLELKKGKANKAGKRQRKAKKEAVAKSKAIVEATEEADSSEETKAKGKKERTKSENHDATTHDETSNGPKDAKERKKKEKTNKKQNNKKNVGPLHITMNSDPTPLNVLGDLDPKIFNECKEKMRPVKKALKALDNPDHKLSQTEQVQHTRQCLLSIGNQINDCLKEYKNPDQIKEWRSNLWYFVSNFTEFDAKKLFKLYKHALKKESLSSPTGTGPTTPNHKAENASQKATNDVGNNSVKKEKKEKKKKHHKERDERDAEGKKKGRSMEHDHVLGGDETREDVSRVKRKLEDGDYEQESKEHKRLHGDSRRDRDKDERKKWDDYRGSSRSSSSATASRIPPLFADGRVPPTGSYADGDRWSSRDRYDSKRDRYDSYRSHSGYHRERDRDHRERDRDGRRIDKRSRYAPPHPPMSGYPAYPIAPGYYPPPADSYARDSRYAPAPPPPSSSLDWRDREYGTAEYYMDERSVGSTGSSRDRRDSYGERRPPSSTNT from the exons ATGAGTCAG tcAAAACACAACAGCAGCGATTCAGAGCATGACAATGATTCCAGCAGTGATAGCAAAAGCGACGAGAGTTCATCGTCGTCGGAAAGCGAATCGGGATCCGGCAGTTCATCGGGATCCGAATCCGATCATGATAAATCTAGTCGCAAGTCGCATGGAAATCATGACGACAGCAAAAGCTCCAAAAGTAGCAAAAGCTCCAAATCATCCAAAAGTCACAATTCCTCGGGCAACATCGAACATTCGGATAGCGGAGAGGAAAATGGGAACGAAACGCAACCGCAAACCGCAACAAATGGCGTCGACATAAATTCCACGCAAGACACGAGTCACACGACGTACAAAAGCGGCAGTGAATCCGATGCGAGCAAATCGAGTGATGCAGGGAACAGTGACTCGTCTGATGACGAGGAAACGAGAAATCATGCACAAACGACGGCAACAGAATTTGAACCTTACAGCGGAGGGAAAAGTAGTCCTGatgat gAGGAAGATCTCGCCGTTCGTCGCCTCAAACGAAAACAAGAACAAATGGCAGCGCGTAAAATGCGCGCAGGAACTCTCCGAGCAGCTGCAAATGCCGCAACTTCCACAAATTCGGGCAGTTCGACGCCGCGCAACAACGTGCAACAACCCTCGAAGAAGCGAAAACCCAACCGAAGTCGATGGAAAAGCGAATCCTccgacgaagacgacgacgacgacgaaagcgACGAAAACTCAAGTGATAATTCATCCGTGATGAGTAGAAATAATCGCAAACGCCCAGCACGCGGTCGCCGAAAAGTCGCGTCAAACACGCAAAACAACAACCGCAATCGCCAAAAGCATTATTCGTCGGAGGAGGATTCGCGCGCTGTAAATCGCCGCACGAAAAATGCCGTTAGTTATAAGGAAGCGTCGGAAGACGAGCCCACGGATAGCGAGGATTTAGTTGAAATCGAGTACGACGAGGAAACGGTGCAGGAAGACGACAAATCGGAGACAATTGAACGCGTTGTGGGCAAGAGAATCGGGAAAAAGGGCGCGACGGGCAGTTGTACGACAATGTATCAAGTAGATGAGCACGGAGATCCGAATGAGGGATGCGATGAGCGTGACAAGGAAAATACGGAAGTTCAGTACCTGATAAAATGGAAGGGATGGAGTCATATTCACAACACGTGGGAAACGGAAGAGACGTTAAACGAACAAAAAGTCAAGGGAATCAAGAAGTTGGAGAATTATATCAAGCGCGAACGGGACATTGACATGTGGAAACGAATTGCAGGTCCCGAAGATCTCGATTATTTCGAATGTCAGCAGGAATTGCAGCAAGAATTACTTAAAAGTTACTACAACGTCGATCGGATAATCGCCCAAACGGTCAAAGAAGACGGCTCGAtagattatttttgtaaatgggAGTCGTTGCCGTATGCAGAAGCGACGTGGGAAGACGCGAATCTCGTTCTGAAGCACTGGCAATCGAAAGTTGCCGAATTTGAAGCACGTGAAAGTTCCACCAAAACTCCTACAAAGGCGATCGGCAAGTACAGACCAAAGTTTCAAAAGCTCGAGGAGCAGCCAGATTTCCTCGGATCCGATCGCGGATTAGCGCTGCGTGATTACCAAATGGATGGCTTGAATTGGCTGAGTCTTTCGTGGAGTCGCGGCAATTCTGTGATTCTCGCCGACGAAATGGGTCTCGGCAAAACCATCCAAACCATCAGCTTCCTGTACTATCTGTACAACGTTCATTCGTTGCACGGACCCTTTTTGTGCGTCGTTCCGTTGAGTACGATGACGGCATGGCAGCGGGAATTCCAAATTTGGGCTCCAAATATGAATGTCGTGACATACCTCGGCGACGTTGGGAGTCGGGAGATTTTACGACAGCACGAATGGTGCTTCGACAACACAAATAGACTGAAATTCAATGCGATTCTGACGACATACGAGATTTTGTTGAAAGACAAAACGTTCCTCGGATGCATAAGTTGGGCTGTGTTACTCGTCGACGAGGCGCATCGTCTCAAAAACGACGATTCTCTTCTGTACAAGGCACTGAAGGAGTTTGAAACGAGTCACAGACTTCTAATTACGGGAACTCCGTTGCAAAATTCCCTCAAAGAGCTGTGGGCGTTGCTTCATTTCATTATGCCGCATAAATTTGAGTCATGGGATGATTTTGAGCGATATTACGGGAGTACGACGGAAAAGGGATACACGAGACTGCATAAGGCGTTGGAGCCGTATATTCTGAGGAGAGTGAAGAAAGATGTCGAAAAGAGTTTGCCGGCGAAAGTTGAGCAGATTTTGCGCGTGGAAATGACTTCCATCCAACGACAGTATTACAAGTGGatcttaacgaaaaatttcaatgccTTACGGAAGGGAGTGAAGGGGTCGGCAAGTACTTTCTTGAATATCATGATTGAGCTGAAGAAATGCTGTAATCATGCGCAACTCACAAAGCCCATGGATGATGATCCCGATCAGAAGCAGGAGGATGATCATCTACAAAGATTgttaaaag GCTCCGGTAAACTTGTGTTACTCGACAAACTGCTGGTCAGACTTCGCGAAACGGGTCATCGCGTACTCATCTTCTCCCAAATGGTCCGCATGCTCGACATCCTCTCCGAGTACCTCCAAAAACGCCATTTTCCCTTCCAACGACTTGACGGCAGCATCAAAGGCGAAATCCGCAAACAAGCTTTAGATCATTTCAACGCCGAAGGCTCTAccgatttttgctttttgcttTCAACACGTGCTGGCGGCTTGGGAATTAATCTCGCAACAGCAGATACTGTGATCATTTTCGACTCCGATTGGAATCCGCAGAACGATTTGCAGGCGCAGGCAAGAGCGCATCGTATCggacaaaaaaatcaggtgAATATCTATCGTTTGGTCACGGCACGAAGCGTCGAAGAAGAAATTGTCGAAcgagcgaagaaaaaaatggttttagaTCATTTGGTGATTCAACGGATGGATACGACGGGAAAAACTGTGCTCGACAAGGGGCATGGGCAGACAAATACGCAACCCTTTAACAAGGACGAGTTGAGTgccattttgaaatttggagCGGAAGAGTTGTTCAAAGACGACGGCGAGGACGGGGAAGGCGACGAACTCGTTTGTGATATTGATGAAATCTTGCGGAGGGCAGAAACACGCGACGAGGCGCCAGAAATGCCGGGAGACGAACTTTTATCGGCTTTTAAAGTTGCCAGCTTCGCATTTGACGAAGACAAAGACGTGCCAGCGGCGAAAACGGAGCCCGAGGAAAACGACACCAAAGACTGGGATGACATTATCCCCGaaaatttccgaaaaattGTCGAAGAAGAGGAACGCAACAAGGAAATGGGCGATTTGTATCTCCCGCCGCGACGTTTGACCTTGAAACAGATGcaggaaaataatttagacGAATCCGGCGGAAGTGCGAAGAAAAAGAAGGGAAAACAGCAACAAATGGATGACGAGAGTTACGAAGCGACTGACGGCAGTGACGATGATCGCCCACGCAAAAGAGGAAGACCCacaatgaaggaaaaaatccCGAATTTTACCGACAcggaaattcgaaaattcattcgcgcctttaaaaaattccccgCGCCACTGAAACGTCTCGAACAAATTGCCTGCGACGCggaattacaagaaaaaactttgGCTGACCTTCGAAAAGTTGGAGAAATGCTCATCGCGAGATGCCAATCCTTCATCGATGAACAGTCAAAGGAGAATGAAACGCAAAATGGGCCCGaagcgaagaaaaaaggaGCTCGTGCAgcattttctgtcaaatttgGGGGAGTTTCCTTCAATGCAAAAACCCTTTTGTCATGTGTCGAAGAGCTTGAACCCTTGGATGAAGTAATGCCATCGGACATGAACGAACGCCTTAAATGGGTTCTCGAGATAAAAACTCGTCCCGCGAATTTCGATGTCGATTGGGGCGCGGAAGAAGACTCCAAATTGCTTTGTGGCATCTACCAACACGGCATGGGATCATGGGAAGCGATGAAAATGGACCAATCGCTTCATTTATcggataaaattttgcatgcgACGGAAAGTAAAAAGCCTCAAGGCAAACATTTGCAGTCGAGAGCCgaatatttgttgaaaattatcaagaaaaatcTCGAATTGAAGAAGGGAAAAGCGAATAAGGCTGGTAAACGTCAGAGAAAAGCGAAAAAAGAGGCAGTTGCCAAGTCAAAAGCGATCGTAGAAGCAACAGAAGAAGCAGATTCGAGCGAAGAGACAAAAGCAAAGGGCAAAAAGGAACGCACGAAATCCGAAAATCACGATGCGACGACGCACGATGAGACGTCAAATGGTCCCAAGGATGCCAAAGAAcgcaaaaagaaggaaaaaacgaataaaaaacagAATAACAAGAAAAACGTGGGTCCTTTGCATATCACGATGAACAGCGATCCGACGCCATTGAACGTTCTCGGCGATTTGGATCCGAAAATCTTCAACGAATGCAAGGAGAAAATGCGTCCCGTGAAAAAAGCCTTAAAAGCTTTGGATAATCCTGACCACAAGTTGTCTCAAACGGAGCAAGTTCAACATACGCGACAATGTCTCTTGAGTATCGGCAACCAAATCAACGATTGTCTCAAAGAATACAAAAATCCCGATCAAATTAAGGAATGGCGCAGCAATTTGTGGTATTTTGTGTCGAATTTCACGGAATTCGATGCAAAAAAACTCTTCAAACTTTATAAACACGCCTTGAAAAAGGAATCGCTGTCGTCGCCAACGGGAACTGGACCAACGACGCCAAATCACAAAGCTGAAAATGCGAGTCAGAAGGCGACAAATGACGTCGGAAATAATTCCgtgaagaaagaaaagaaggaaaagaagaaaaaacatcaCAAGGAACGGGATGAGAGGGATGCTGAGGGAAAGAAAAAGGGTCGAAGCATGGAACATGATCACGTACTTGGAGGAGATGAGACGAGAGAAGATGTTTCGAGGGTGAAGAGGAAACTCGAAGATGGCGATTATGAGCAAGAGTCGAAGGAGCATAAGAGGTTGCATGGCGATAGcag gaGAGATCGTGATAAGgatgaaagaaagaaatggGATGATTATCGGGGATCGTCACGGAGTTCAAGTAGTGCAACAGCTTCTCGCATTCCTCCGCTTTTTGCTGATGGGAGAGTTCCTCCGACGGGCAGTTATGCGGATGGCGATCGATGGAGTTCGCGTgatag ATACGACAGCAAACGAGATCGTTACGACAGTTATCGCAGTCATTCCGGATACCATCGTGAAAGAGATCGCGATCATCGCGAACGAGATCGTGACGGTAGAAGAATTGACAAGAGAAG tcgTTATGCTCCGCCTCATCCCCCAATGTCGGGTTATCCAGCATATCCAATTGCTCCGGGCTATTATCCTCCTCCGGCAGATTCTTATGCAAGAGATTCGAGATACGCGCCAGCGCCTCCTCCGCCAAGTTCGAGCTTGGATTGGCGAGATCGCGAATACGGAACGGCAGAATATTACATGGATGAACGCAGCGTAGGCAGTACAGGCAGTAGTCGTGATAGAAGAGATTCGTACGGTGAACGAAGACCACCGTCATCGacaaatacgtaa
- the LOC134831073 gene encoding protein BTG1-like, whose translation MKIEVNSAAEFLMNLLRVRQKIAVTDSQLESFRGQLADQLTQRYQRHWYPEMPHKGSGYRCIRINGKMDPLVEQAGVAAGLPTRTLKKLLPPELTMWIDPDEVCYRIGENGSICVLYDTSRASPTSDVDSTGSNGSDEYVMERVSRRINISNDLKDLMMNLYEADTTFVTRPKSHRNRNRRFQQQQQQQQQQQQSHNKNFHHNLNNSVSSTTSSTISPPLSPNHHQQSVFYQQQQQMHFMQQQQQFGSSPQKQFNYNFNNYHHGNNSVQKNLRAPC comes from the exons ATGAAGATTGAGGTGAATAGTGCCGCCGAGTTCCTGATGAACTTGCTGCGGGTACGGCAAAAGATCGCCGTCACCGATAGTCAATTAGAGAGTTTCCGCGGGCAACTTGCCGACCAATTGACGCAACGCTACCAGCGTCATTGGTATCCGGAAATGCCGCACAAAGGGTCCGGTTATCGTTGCATCCGTATCAACGGCAAAATGGATCCGCTCGTCGAGCAAGCTGGCGTCGCTGCGGGCCTACCAACGCGAACACTGAAGAAACTCCTGCCGCCAGAACTGACAATGTGGATCGATCCCGATGAG GTCTGCTATCGCATCGGCGAAAATGGATCAATTTGTGTGCTGTATGACACGAGTCGCGCCAGTCCAACATCCGACGTTGATTCCACGGGCAGCAACGGAAGTGACGAGTACGTCATGGAGCGCGTTAGCCGCCGAATCAACATATCGAATGATCTCAAGGATTTAATGATGAATTTGTATGAGGCTGACACAACGTTTGTGACAAGACCAAAATCCCATCGTAACCGTAATCGTCGttttcagcagcagcagcagcaacaacaacagcagcagcaaagccacaacaaaaatttccatcataATCTTAACAATAGTGTTAGTTCAACGACATCGTCAACTATTAGCCCACCATTGAGTCctaatcatcatcaacaaagcGTTTTCtatcagcaacaacaacaaatgcactttatgcagcagcagcaacaatttGGCTCGTCGCCCCAAAAACAATTCAACTACAACTTCAACAACTATCACCATGGTAATAATTCCGTACAAAAGAATTTACGTGCGCCATGTTAA